Proteins encoded within one genomic window of Triticum aestivum cultivar Chinese Spring chromosome 2D, IWGSC CS RefSeq v2.1, whole genome shotgun sequence:
- the LOC123054135 gene encoding acyl-coenzyme A thioesterase 13 codes for MAPQPEEAPKPSPEESREWTLRFIQALGVDASLPASAERPDAHSALVRALLSSVTVSSSPRPRVSCTLTVSSAATNAYNTLHGGAVAAVAEAVGMACARAAAGDKEMFLGELSTAYLSAARLDSEVEVEAQILRKGRSVVVTTVEFRLKDSKKLCYTSRATFYIMPVASL; via the exons ATGGCACCCCAGCCGGAGGAGGCGCCCAAGCCTTCGCCGGAGGAGTCTCGCGAGTGGACGCTGCGGTTCATCCAGGCCCTCGGAGTGGACGCGTCCCTCCCGGCCTCGGCGGAGCGTCCCGACGCCCACTCCGCCCTCGTCCGCGCGCTCCTGTCCTCCGTCACCGTCTCCTCCTCCCCCCGGCCGCGCGTCTCCTGCACCCTCACCGTCTCATCCGCCGCAACT AACGCCTACAACACGCTccacggcggcgcggtggcggccgtCGCGGAGGCCGTCGGGATGGCGTGCGCGCGCGCTGCGGCGGGGGATAAGGAGATGTTCCTCGGCGAGCTCAGCACAGCGTATCTCTCAGCCGCCCGCCTCGAT TCTGAAGTGGAAGTAGAAGCGCAGATACTGAGGAAGGGCAGATCTGTTGTGGTTACTACAGTTGAGTTTCGGCTCAAGGACAGCAAGAAGCTCTGCTACACATCTCGAGCCACCTTCTATATCATGCCGGTGGCAAGCCTGTAA